The Gambusia affinis linkage group LG05, SWU_Gaff_1.0, whole genome shotgun sequence region TTCCTgtcgcactgcaaaaacacaaaatcttaccaagagtTTCCGTCTAGTTCATAGTGGAAATGTCTGtcttacaaatacattttcagcaaaatataggagcttgttttaaaattcaaatcgataatttctgaaaattacagaaaactgttTGTTCCATCGGAAgattttcactgtaaaacatttttccatgttataaattaaatctaTCAGTGGAACtacaactttttcatcaacattaaagaattatttacttaaactggaatatcttgctgaaaagttactttaaccCTATAATGATTATcgtaaaatttatatttttctattaaagtCTTGAGTTTTATGCAGCTTAAACCATTTTGATGGTTTCTAAGTTTGCATCATAATTAATACATCCAGCCTCTCCTTTATCAACATGCACTAGAGAAATGATCGTATCAAAAACGATACGTTGGGCTTTAAAGATACCTAATGAGATATTATggcaggatttattttttgcagtgtaattctgctgtttttaacGAGGATTGTTTTGCAGTAATCACACCAACAGAAGGTTTTCGGTCCAGTTGTGACGCCGTGGTTACCGCGGGAACGGGCCGCTGGCATTCAGGGAATGTTTCCAGTCTGAACGTGAAGGTGTGGCACACCTGGATGGTAAAGAGCTGCTGCGTGTTTCTCCTGGAGGTCAGAGCTGCTCGTCACGTTGCAGCGCAACAGAAACGAGAACGTCTGCTCAACTAGTTCACATCCTCCTTCTGTGTTTCACTGcatggaaaatgtgaaactgtTTGTACAAGATTAAAAATTAACTGAACTGTCGGCGTCTGAAACAGCTCAATGATGCAGCGAtaaacttttttcacttccggTATCCGAAATATAAAAACGGCTGaattgactgaaaatgtttatttaaaataagacataaaTATACTGAATAACAAACTGATTTGAAGACTCTGCTCCAATGCAGCTCACATAAACACACCACtagcagaatcagaaccaaacatctgGAGCCCGGTGTGAATGGACCTGCAGGATTCAGGTCCTCATGCAGCCTGTCGTTTTCAGAAACCGGCaatttttaaagaggcagaatCATAAAATCCACTTGACTTTAATTTTCTCTTACCAAAACATTCCTGgagatttttgttcatttattctttcatgcatgatTGCAAAATCCtctcatctccatggcaaccattcagctgcgtaaaatgcctgggtggaccaagccccgccttcgagacaAAGCTCCTAACTCTTtggttccttcagactagccagcagcaattagcaaacagctgctgagctcgttatagGAGCTTAAACTCTGGTAAAAACGATGTTAAAGttttgggatgacttcctgaaggcggagtcacttaaagaggcagaggtccaatttcaaggtgttgaatttattttgttatatttcatatttacaacatttttataacggcagttagcttagctactTGGTTAAGCTATAAAATGGAAGTATGAGCCTGGAAACTACATGACATTCCCCGTTAGTAGCTGTAGGTGTGAATGAGGTTTGCATCTTTAAGTGTTTGGTTCAAACCcgtctgttctggttctggtccggtcgGTGAGGTCTGGGCGCCGGCTCCCTCAGCAGATGGCCGTTATTAGAGACAATGAGGCCAAATGGGAGAACTGGAGCCCATTTCCTCCCCCTGCTGGTTGTTTCTTCTCCACTGGTTCGGCCCAGTTGGTCCGGCGGCCCAGTAGAGTCTGACTTTAAAGAACTGAAGCAGCATCTAAAGGTAGATTAATAAATGATTGattagtaaataaaacattgattagTAGTCAAACGGCTCCTTCCATCTACATAAAAGATTCacttttactaaatatttaacattcagaaatcatttttggtcattaaaatatttaatggttcagtagatttattttttttatctatttaatttaacataaattgttgtttgattttatatttcagtttggaCAATAAAAGTTCTGAACAacgttttgatttatttattttacttcatattttaCTTTCCTAATCGTATTTCTGTATCTTATAACTTTTTGTTTCCAGGTATCAACCTTTCGTCacttatttattataaatttgCTTTTTCACTAAAAAGGGCGACAATATTGAGTTTATCTCAATTTATCAATTGGTTTTATTGAGACAAACCAAAcaatttcaattttttgttgttttttaagctgataggaaataaatgtcagaattcAGATGCAGCTGAGAAAAAAGGTGTAAAGTTTTTGGATCGTTTTAAAGGAGAGAAATCTTCAGAACATGGAGAGCAAACTGACGCCCACGTCTCGTCGCTCCGCAGGAACGCCAAGAAGGAGTCGGACCTGGAGGCGGCGCTGCTGCGGCTGCGGGACCTGGAGGCCATGCTGAACTCCAAAGACGCCGCCTACACCACCGCCCTGGGCGAGAAGCGCAACCTGGAGGCCgagctgaaggagctgaaggCCCAGCTGGCCAAGGTGAGCGCGGCCCGAGTCCGACCGGGTTCGACTGAGGCCTCCTGAGGCTGCTGCGGTCAGGAAAGGTGCACTTCCTGCCTCGGAGCGGCAGAAATCCTCGCTCTATAGCCTGATTTGTGGTTTTTGGAGCGGAGAGCAACGCTGCCGCTCAGGTTTTCCACCGTCGCTCCCTCTGAGTTATTGCTGcatgcagaaaataatttcctaTCATGGCTCTGCAGCTGATTATGAATGAGGCGGCTGCTTTCTGCCAGGTTTTGTCAATGAATCTCAGCTCAAAGCTCAACGTTGTGGCTGCGCGCCACCTACTGTCCAAACCTAGGAACTGCACCTTCCTGTCCAGAGTTCTTTTGTTGTCTCTGTGGTTTTaaccttttttctgtcttctctccCAGCTGGACGGCAGCTTTGCCGATACaaagaagcagctgcaggacgAGATGCTGCGGCGGGTGGATGCAGAGAACCGCCTGCAGACCCTGAAGGAGGAGCTGGAGTTCCAGAAGAACATCTACGCCGAGGTTGGTGCTCCTCGTCtctcctgtttttctgcaggctGTGTGTTCGCTTCCAAAAAGCGGCCGCTGGTTCTGCATCTCCTCCTCCAGATTTGCTCCCATGATGCATTTTTCACCTCCCTTCAACTTTGGTTTCTTCAGAACAGGATTAGAGATGGAGGATTAAAAACTGACTTGGAATTCTAAATTTCATCtcaaacttctgatttttttctttgatcagAGTTTGTAACTTAATTACtgaattatgactttttttcttttgaatttggacattaatctcaaaatactgactttttttccccctgaaatCAGTCTAGATTGAgaaaaatttcatattttgagaaaagtttcttttttttcctttcttgttttaatCGTCTTtcgttttggtttcattttaaaacctgcTGCTGTGACTCGCCGTTTCATCctgtaattatgttttaatctttcagttttattttgatgtgaaaagtgaataaaaacgatgtttaaatgtgatgatGATCTGCTTATGGATTTTTCCTAAGAAGTAATTTCTTCCCAGCAGCTGACTGATCAATCAGATAAAATTTACCGAGTCCTCAGTTTATCCTTATTTAAATGCAGATGAGCAGGTTTCCTCAGcgtcttttcatgtttttggtttttttttgcaggagcTGCGTGAGTCGAAGCGTCGACACGAGTCTCGCATCGTGGAGATCGACAGCGGCAGGCAGCAGGAGTTTGAGAGCAAGCTGGCCGAGGCGCTGACCGAGCTGAGGACGCAGCACGAGGACCAGGTCCACATCTAcaaggaggagctggagaagaCCTACCAGTCCAAGGTGGGAGGGCAGCGccagcgccacctgctggccaTGCCGTGTCTCATGTAACACAGATTCAACACTTGGATCCAGGAGATTAAACTCGTTTTGATTTCAGGAAACATCAGGATCGTTGATGTCCTCAAACGATCACAAATGTGTTGATAAAACTGCAGCTTAACTAACTTTAATTGGTACTTCTTAAATTTAAcaacttaacatttttcacattaatgtaatttggttctttacagatgaaaataaaatattgaagcaCACATCTGTTAAAGTTCAGGGACACTAGAGGGCCTCATAAACTGTTTCCATTTagtgaatttgttttcaaaaggtcAAATGGAAACGTCTCCTCTGTTGGTAATAAatgatttcatgtcttttaacGACATTAATCAcctgaacaaacttattcaaaCTTATCAAATGGAAACGCTGCAattataaagatgttttttgaCATCAAGGATTTCCACTCattgtcataataataataataataattaaaacctcCAAACTGAGGGGTTTTTAAGTGAGAAGATGAAAGTTGGGTGCTTGTGTTCTGATGTTTGTCCGTCTCGGTGCTGCAGCTGGAAAACGCCCGCCATTCGGCGGACAGACACAACCACCTGGTGGGCGAGGCTCacgaggagctgcagcagaccCGGGTCCGTCTGGAGGGCCTGACGGTCCAGCTGACCCAGCTGCAGAAACAGGTACCGCTTCCTCACGCTGCGTCGGGGCGGAGAGATTCACCCGACAGACGTCACTTCCCACAGATTCATTATTTAAAACCTGGTTGTTACTGAGTTGAAACGCGctacactacaaaaacacaaaatattaccaggttagttttgtataaagtaaaaacttaaaataagctcctatttgttgctgaaaagtttttgctaagttagttttgtcactaagatatttgcactaagaattagacaaaaatacttgacattttgtttttttgcagtgtagagaCTATAAATCGATTTATAgccacagaaataaaatgttctgatgtGAAATGAACGGGAATCTGTCACAAACATGTTGACATCAccctcattttgttttcctcattcctattaaatatgtctgaagttaaagtggagaaaactgctgatattttgatttgtataaaatgtgttttcttcccTGATATGAAATCTAAAAACAGTTCCGTTTCTGTCAAGAAATAGGAGGGAATTAAATGAAATCCTTTTATTATTGGCCAGTTAATTTTACAAACCAATCGCTGCAGGAGACGCAGTTTAAATACTTTATGATGTAATTTATCCCATTTGATGACTGTGGGTGAAAATCAACTCGATTCCCTGATGAATATCGGTGCAGAACGATCATGTGACTCACGGAGTCATGTGACTCCTCGGGTCCAGTAACGGGCGACTCCGTCGGCGATGCGTTTCCTCTGAACGACCTTTGTGTCTCTGGCAGCTGGCGGCCAGCGAGGCCAGAGTCCGGGAGCTGGAGGAGTCCATGGCGCGGGAGCGCGACATGATGCGGCGCCGCCTGGAGGACAAGGACCGCGACATGTCCGAGATCCGGGCCCggatgcagcagcagctggacgagtaccaggagctgctggacaTCAAGCTGGCCCTGGATATGGAGATCAGCGCGTacaggaagctgctggagggagaggaggagaggtgaGCTGAAGGTCGACCAAACATGGACGTGTTTGTAAGGAGGAAACGGGGAGAAGACGagctctgatgctgctgaaCTGACGCCTGGATTCAGTTTTCTGCAGTTTCTGACCAGTAGGGTTGTGCAGTAATACCGGTGGATTCTCCAGActtggtgccattttatagcgtAATCAAGTAACTCGTGGTTTTAGTTGCATCAAAAatggcttaaaagaaatttgactgtCTGATTTAATGCCtagaaattgggcctctgtctctttaaaaactcctaaatttttgctcttttgctaactttgaaaacgtttGGCGTACTTGGCTACTCTGAGTCTGTCACCCACTCCCACCTGTTAGCAATGCACATTTTGGTACACTTCTGCTACTCTGCTAATAGCATAGCTAAATTTTAGCATAGCATTTTGCTAACgttgaaaatatttagcttcccctaaatcaatttttccagataaatttgTTCATCTGTCAACAAGGCGGAGCCACAGTTTCCTTCACTGTTCTGTAAAGGATCAGTTAAAGACGCGGTCTCtaagctgcttttgttttactcCTCCCCTCCACCAGGCTCCGCCTCTCCCCCAGCCCCTCCTCCACTAAGGTCACAGTGACCCGGTCCTCGGGGTCGGGCCACGCCAGCCGCCTGCTCCTCTCCtctgccgccgccgcctccaGCAGCCGCACTTCGTCCAGCGCCAGCAAGAAGCGCCGCCTGAATGACAACGACAGCGAGACGTCCAGCATGGTGGGCGGCACCATCACCAAGACCCGCATCAGCCAGCAAGCCTCCGCCAGCGGACGCATCACCGTGGACGAGGTCGACCTGGAGGGCAAGTTCATCCGTCTGAGCAACAAGGCGGACGAGGTAACAAGTTGATCGCCGACTTTACGGTCCATGAAAATGAGACCAAACTGACGAGGCGACGAACATTTTTACGTCCTTCAGGATCAATCTCTGGGAAACTGGCAGGTGAAGAGGCAAGTCGGCAGCGGCGCTCCGATCGTCTACAAGTTCCCCAGCAAGTTCACTCTGAAGGCCGCATCCACCGTGACGGTGAGTCCGACGGCCCGGTTGGTCGGGTTCTGTTCTGTTAAAGGGgaaatactgtaaaaaatggaataaatttaTTACCAGATACATTATACTATAAGCATTTTGTaattcttgtttatccaactcaaaaatagtaaaagattaaacaatagaagataaaacaaacatgtttatcatgttataatgtttttaaatcgTCAGAAACCgatttcattcatgtttgagaaattcttaaatctccatagcaaccattcacGTCTGCAAAATGCCTGACTgaacctagctccgccttcaaggcgCGGCTCCTCCCCCAGACTAGTAtgactccttcagactagccagcagcaattagcaaacacctggtggagatGCTTCTcgatgttaaagggttaatcaAGGAGCCATGTTGTATTGACTTCCTAAAGGCGGAGTTTctaaaagagcaggagcttttaaagagacaaaaccCAATTTTTCAAGGCGCTAAATTATGaactcaaattttttttaagtcatatttgatacatataGCATtttgaaggtaacatagttactcgGGTGAAGCcgtaaaatggcaccatgtacctggaaaacacatgatACTGGCCGTTTAAACAAGCTGTGATTAAATCTGTACTGAACTGTGCAGGTCTGGGCGGCTTCTGGAGGTGGAACCCACAACCCGCCCACTGATCTGGTCTGGAAGAACCAGGCGTCCTGGGGCAGCGGCGACCTCCTGCAGACCACGCTCATCAGCGCCGCCGGAGAGGTCGGCCAGGTCCaacaattattcattttctgtttgtttcaaaaactGAACCGTTTTCTCTGTGGTCCCTCAACAGGAAATGGCCTCCAGGAAAGTGATGCGCACCCTGTTCCAGGACGAAGATGATGAAGACATGGTAAACTCTTCCTCTCTAACATTTGGCTTTAAGTGAGGAGCAGCCATCTTTCCCTGTCTGGATTCATTTTTGGGCTGGATaataaatgaacaacaaaaTATATCACAATAAACACGTAATcgatatcaataaatattacatCTGATAGATTAtccactgaactctgatccagaaccgcacagcattctgggagatgtaggcagaggagaGACTTTAGCTTTCAAGGCTAGCTAAGAGACGGGTGGAGTCAACCAACTCACTCACAATTTCGTTGCCTAGCAACTTGCGCAGTCTCTGGTTA contains the following coding sequences:
- the LOC122831832 gene encoding lamin-A-like, which translates into the protein METPSQKRRSAVSPTRITRLQEKEELCNLNDRLAVYIDKVRSLESENALLRLRISESESEVTRDLSGIKTAYETELADARKTLDMVAKERARLQLELGKIREEHKELKARNAKKESDLEAALLRLRDLEAMLNSKDAAYTTALGEKRNLEAELKELKAQLAKLDGSFADTKKQLQDEMLRRVDAENRLQTLKEELEFQKNIYAEELRESKRRHESRIVEIDSGRQQEFESKLAEALTELRTQHEDQVHIYKEELEKTYQSKLENARHSADRHNHLVGEAHEELQQTRVRLEGLTVQLTQLQKQLAASEARVRELEESMARERDMMRRRLEDKDRDMSEIRARMQQQLDEYQELLDIKLALDMEISAYRKLLEGEEERLRLSPSPSSTKVTVTRSSGSGHASRLLLSSAAAASSSRTSSSASKKRRLNDNDSETSSMVGGTITKTRISQQASASGRITVDEVDLEGKFIRLSNKADEDQSLGNWQVKRQVGSGAPIVYKFPSKFTLKAASTVTVWAASGGGTHNPPTDLVWKNQASWGSGDLLQTTLISAAGEEMASRKVMRTLFQDEDDEDMGAHSTSADNEYNLRSRKVICDSCGQTSERSGGLDGLIGQSSFMGTNDPRQGGMKPENCSVM